From Zea mays cultivar B73 chromosome 3, Zm-B73-REFERENCE-NAM-5.0, whole genome shotgun sequence:
aagtcttcatgtctgagaagtaacggcgatccgaatcgattagtacctagctggggatctccaaccacacgacatatgtagcacttaacccatgcatatgtcaactcaccaccaggtttctcaagaccaaaatgggttcacgccaaccgagagcatagatactccaccgtccagccacttgccacggagggtacacactactctcgccatctctccactcccattgcgcggTGGCATTTctagtattggtccgaccgaggcaaagcttacccatgacgaggcatgtgtccagttaaaaggtcctcgatcatcaagcctacattagtttggtccttaagcgactcagacggagacactacaccgagactctcttctcatgcaagtcaaccACCCAGTCTCgtctttattatttaaaacccaaagtttggtacctggcagaggcacaccttttcagatgttgaacccatcatggccatgatggattcaccatcacaagcttttctttgtaaaaattcccatcccatatgaagcatcacctttttgtttaaaacaaaacattttgttttctaaagcaaggctaagcactagaaaacttgtttgaataaatcatgtaacaaggaatggtaaccaattttccaaggaagggaatgcatcaattgtttagcacacaactcctatcacctaatgcattaaataaggtgataaagtttttaaaacatcaaggaaaagggataatgcaccggggcttacctggaataacactaggttatTGTTGGTTAGACGACGATCTCTTGATGACCATCCTTTGTCTTGGTACTCGTTCAaattatccatcttcaggttcaTCATCCGCATCACCTTGAGATTAATCCAGTTCTTGTCCTTCACACATCACGTCATCAACTAGCGTACCTCATGGCATGCATGATGCACATGTATGAGTGCATGTATGAATATCACAATATAGATAAAGCTACTGGAAGAATATTAAACACTTATAGCAAGACATCACAACTCTAATACGAAAACACTAGATGTCTATATCACATTAAGAACTATAGCTATGGTATTCGAACTTAACCGGATCCAATTCTAACAGCAAGCCATAGTGAACCATTTATAAGCACCGTATCTCTCTTGACTAGAGCATAACATCTAAACTCAGACTTACTATTATAGAACATCGAAGATTTAAAATAACGAATAGTAGCATTTCATATATCTTCAGAATTACTATACAAAATTATCCTGTAAATGATATCAACTCAATAAAGCACTACAGTATTTGATCCATCTGATAAAGTATTATATTAAAAAATAGCGTTTCCAAAGACGACATTCTCGATAATCTAGATATTTAAAGTACTTATACCTCTTCTACTATGAGGTTTCCGGTATTTCAACTGAAATGGGCCTGCTAACGCTATTCGCTTCCAATTTAATTAGAAACGACGCACACTCATTCACGACTATTATCGTAAATGAACAacataaaagagaaaagaagaaatagCTTCTATTCTGAATATCGCTATGGAGTATCACCCAAAAAATAGTAAAGGATTAGGAGATAATCACCACCACGCATCTGTGCTATAAATAAGAGAATCATAACGATAATATATATAATCGAACCATTCATCAATTCTAATAGTAGCAAAAATGACACAGCTCCCCGCGACCATATTTGACTCGACACCCGGGGTAACAGCGACAATTCCTAATTCAGACGTTTTCTCAAACACCTAATAGGTCTACGTACCAGACGAGATTAAATAAGCGAAACACAATATCCTACCCCGTAGAGAAATAACCTAACAACAAACATATGTAATGAGATACGGATAATTACTACAACACATCACAAGTATCTGATTCGAACGTCGCGATTAATATCCATCTAATCTATTCACCGAATTAATTAGTAGGATTAGCGAGCCAGAGTACTATTACCAAATTGATTAGAAATCTGTGGAAGCAGCAACAACACTTGGCTCAGGCCCTTCACCAAACACTTATCGAGTAGAGGCTGACGAGATCGCAGATGAGAAACGACAATGAACTCTGGGTTCAAGCCATTCGTCGAGCACCAGCGGCGGTTGATGGCGAGCACATGAACAGCGATGACTTCCTGGTTCAAGCTGCAGGGCCAAGCTCACCAGAGAGCAGGGACTAGACGATGGCGCGCTAATGAAGATGATAGTGGTCGCCGAAGTTGAAGAGCGACGGACTCGACGAGACCGCGGTTGCAGGCAAATTCGACGACATTTTAAAACATGGCGAGCCCAGCAAGCCCCATAGCGAGCTGAGAGCAGCGCCCGACGACCTGGTGGAACAGGATTTTGTCGCGACCAGAGGGAATAAGGATGGCGCAGCGTAGGAGAGGCAAACTGTTAACGACGATGGCACGTCAAGGCTGCACAGATCAATGGCACGGGGCAGGGCTGCGTAGATCGGGACGTCGCAAGAGACGCGGAGATTGCGGGGCCACTGTGGCACAAGGGAACGACGCCCGGTAGCGGAGCTCGCACGCGGCCATGGAAGGTGAGGCGAGGTTGGCCGGCGAGCTCCGGCGAGGGAGGAAGCACCGCTGGTGCGTGCAGGACAGCGTCCATGGCGAGGTTGGAGGTTCGGGCGTTCACCAGAGGACGGCGACGAGCTCCAGCTGGAAGAAGCCATGGAGGGGGGTGCGACCATGGAGTGGAGCTTGGCTGTGGCTTGGCTAGAGAAGACGCAAGTCGTCGGCAAGCAGAGAGGGCACAAGCTGCATGGTGGAGAAGAGCAGTGTGAGGAGGCAAAGATCTGAGACGGCGCTAACGTCTGGCGCCGGTCTGCTGTGCCGTGGGAAGGGGGTCACCGGAGCTTGACATGGTCGGTACTGGGGAAGACACAGCACATCCATGTCGAGCTCGGAGGAGGTCCTGGCGCTACGGAGAGGCAAGGAGGGGTCGTGCTCCATGGTTGAAGCTCGGGAGCCAGGGAAGAGAGGGTGCCAGTAGAGGTGGCCGAGGAGGGAGATGGCAACAACTAGAGAGGAGGAGCGCCGGCATGCGTGAAGAATAGGAGTCGTGAGGGGGAAGAAGACTTGGATATGGCCTCCATAAAGATCAGGCGAGGGAGATAAGGCCATTGGCCTAGGGCGACGGGGGATAAGATAGAAAAgatattttcttttcttctttttttaacACAAGAATACACACGTATGTATCTGAGTTCTGGTATTTAAGCGTGGATGAGATATAAACAGAACAAACTAACACAATATCGACCATGCTTTTACAGACGACGTTTTATAAATTTAACACCGGATACAAATTTATCTCCTATCCAAACATGGATAAATTTCTCTGTTTTCAATATTTTGCTGGAAACAATCCAATTAATCATTTTGCGCACGATTTTCTTGGTTCTAGAATTAAGATTTGAAATATGTACAAAGGAGTTGGACTAAAAGAAGATTTGATCTTGTTACAACCAAACGAACATGAAACAAGATTAAATAATAGTTAATTCAGTCCCGATTAGTTTTGTTCAAATAACCTATTGGGTCCAGTTCTAATAAATTCATTTGGGGCAAAATCACCAAACTGAGTTAAGTTTCCAGATTCATGTTCACTTCGTCGATTAACTTTGAATAAGCGCAAGACTTGGTAATTTACGAGACAAATACGCTCTGAACTTCATGAAAACTTTAGGAAGAGTCTAGATAGACGGAGATAGATgcaatattaaaatcgcgataggcgaaaATGATCATGGTTTTGAGATTACTATTCTTATTGGCATCCCGTGCTGAAGTCCATATTCGCAGTTAACAtacagtaacacctggggtgttatagtttgcatctctaccttgctatttagcttccgcatttacattaagcagttaagtttcaatcttgtctttatacttacatcgtttaggattgaaacttagacattgcggtagagatagcaacacttagacaaaacctagtttgtacattctagtttgattatttgcataggttttgctctagggatttatttgtggcctagtttaaagaaatttttagaagtcctaattcacccacctcttaggcatcacatgtttccttcaattggtatcaaagcctggtttggctcatttgaaacgctttagcttcaccgctgaaAGAGCTGACGCTTTTTAGAGAAAGggtatggatacccataggccaccacacttcgatgacactaacttcccatattatagtgctagaatggcttgttacctagaggtcgttgatctaggtgtttggagagtcacccgtgatgggatgaaaccacccaagaatgtcgagaaacccaccacgagtgaggaaaaagaaattcatttaaatgctagaaccAAAAATTGCttatatgaatctcttagcatggatattttcaatcaagtttttacatttaaaactgctaatgagatttggctaaaattgcatgagctccatgacgacacatccaatgtccgtgagcaaaaacattgcctagtcttaaatgagtataattcttttgctatgaaggataatgagcttgttagagacatgtattctcgtttgaatctaatcatcaatgagctcaattctattggcattaataagctaggtgatgcggacattgtgaggaagattatatccttgctaccacaacaaagatatggaagcatcatcactattcttcacaacatggaggacttgagtacaatgaccctgaccattgtgattgggaaaatcgcggcctttgagatgtcacgaaaaatgtgtcggggagaggagccaactttctCAAGGCCATattcttttgcatgtgatgaaaggaagggtaaaaagaaggctcccactcccagttcctcaagtgaagaagaggaagaagaagaaagtgatgatgatgaattgtaaagcccaaaatttgtataagggaaaataataaaataaataaataaagaaataaaatagaAGTGAAATATCTTAAATTATACTTGAGTTTTGAAAATcgaggactgaattttgaaatCAAGAATTAtttttagaaaagaagtaatagaaaggttttctattcaactaaatgattattcatttcattaaatgatgcactataagcatttatttacatgaatattaaATTTAGACGACTTAAGTCGGGACTAGATTTTCTTTTAAGTCTAACACATAAAATTGAAACTcgggaaaataaataataaaagttACTCCATTGATTTATTCTCCTCATAAATTATACATACTCTTAAAACGATCAAGAAGCCCTTGAATAAAAGTATATTGTAACTTCtttaaaaataaatagataatgaatatttaattttgaagtaacttttaattcttatcccacattcaaaatGCTATCTTTCAAAATAAATATATGGAACATTATGAGTGTGTTACATATTTCAAACATCTATCAaataaattaattaattaaaataaATAGATATCTACTACATCATGATTGATTTTGAGTGTGTATTAAATTTGAATTCTTAAACTTTATCTTTGATTGGAATTCGAATTTTGTAAATCAAAAAGGGAATAATatgggaatatctcaattgacTAAGTAAATAATGgatattaaaataaaataaacCATGTATAACAAGTTGGAGTTTTTGTTTGAGCACTTAAATATACTTTAAATTTAAACTCTGTTTGCATTTAATTCAAAATtttaatttgaattcaaaatggaaatacaaaatataaaagaaatggaatatagaaaagaaaagaagaaagaattCGGTTGGGCCGCTATTGCCACAATTGGCCCACCTTCCTGCACCAGCCCACTGCTCGGCCCATTAcgtccccctccccttccctgtaCGCCACGCCtgccccaaaccctagccgctagCTCACTCCACCCTCGCGCTTCACCTAGGCGTCCTCAGCCGACATGGAGGGCCCAATGGCCAGCCACTCCATGCCCTCGTGGCTGTTGTCCCCGtggccctaacgaatggggcccgCACGTCAGCGTCTCTTAGGCTACTGTACATCTTCCAGACCCCTGCGTGCATGTCACGCGGCTCACCGCGTGAGCCTCaccggtgttgggggccttcgtcttccgaaggtcctcaaaaacatgatttaacaatgttttccaagtgaaacatacgagcaggtaccttcagactcgggttaaaagcatacacaatgtgaaaagcatggttgtgacgaaggttgatgttgctccgaagctacgcgcaagggagtttcggctcaatggcggaaaaaggaaccgacttaaaggggaaaaggctatctagtccctgttgggttgtccataagtcaatagtaaatataaagggcatgaatgtaattttacacaggctgcgatctgtgcctataaatagatgaacagtacccccgtactgttcacgctgacttgtattcatttgtgcgtcacgcttggacttttaccttgtgtcaagccgaaggtacaaatgtaattcaatattgtttttgtTCAACCATGTTAATATACAGAAGATATactaataatgtcatatgattatttatgttgtctcttatatctcatatgcttcttctttcattaacacatgctgtgatgatgaaggtatatccttcatgaccttcgtccgaagatcattatatcctaagggacataatgcttcgaaggatgaaggacctttaaccattaacatttgtgttgccttgttcttaactcatagcatttgagaagaagtctccaacattggcgcccacctccggtgtacctacttccacaaccttcggcaaagcactgaccttcatcatgccgccgaagaagataacagcgccaggggctgctgcactgcaaccactagacacaaaccaggaaactctctctcttcgagaggctcgaagtcagaagagaaaggccaccagtccaacactccaggaggaggagttggatcaagagatcagggacatggaaatcatccatcaacaagtgcaaaggaaaaaggagaagatggctcggctggccgatcttcaaaggaagatcgacgaagctactaaagaagtgcgtcatcttgttcaagatgaacaagaccgaaggccccaacacagggaacttcatcaagagggcttattcaacgaagacggatggtatgatgattttagtcatgatacctttacttttgatgatgcttctcccgtggcagcagaactgcaggctaccccatggcccccatcatacaagccacctcagctccccatgtatgatgggcactcagatccaaagcagtttctgatgagctacgaggcaactatatcttcgtatgggggcaataccgcagtcatggcgaagtccttcatcatggcagtccggaacgtagcccagacatggtattcctctttttggccagggacaatcacgtaatggcagaagctcaaggacatgctggttactagtttccaaggcttccaaacgaagccagtcacaactcaggccctgttccagtgcacgcaagaccatgaggaataccttcaggcgtatgtccgaaggttcttgcgactgagggcacaagcgcccacagtgcccaatgaaatcgtcattgaggccatgatcaagggtcttcggccaggacccatagctcaatacttcgccagaaagcccccacagactctggagaagctgctttagaagatggatgagtacatcctggctaacaacgacttccgccaaagaagggaggaagcttacatattctctgagatgaccaggggcttcggaggaagaatccacccgaggcatgttagggtcgatccacagctccagtcagaacgacgacaaaggaagccaacctcagaggtcacaatacacctcacaatcttcggggcaacaacaaagctctttcaggccgccagctccaaggggcagaggcgccaagggcttcggaggaagatttggggatcagcctaggaagatctattgcttattctgtggtgaggacaagggccatactacaagaatgtgccaaatcaccattcagaagcaaaaggagatcgcagaaggcgaagctcggcagaatcagccgaagcaggtcttacacactacttcgtgccactctccctacatactagaatatgtgggcaatcatcctgcagcttctattgcttcggctagccattcacaggcttcctggccacagctcccacccccaccaccactttaaccgacctattcccgaagccagcagctagaagggcgctagcactcccaacagcaacgtgaatttagggaggaatccgaagctcgcatagtcaacagtactgtgccaaaatcaaagcacatttattgagcgatatcctacctctgaaatacctttatgttctatgtcattttgttttttaataaggaacaagcaatgtaaatctagttttaattccttgtaataattTCGCTTCAattagaatgaaatatatcttcttcacagactgacgaagctcaaaaattgctgatgctcaaaagtcattcctaagggaatgcagatctaaaaattgccgaaactacaaaaaagtcattcctaagggggtgcagcgtaagttttgccgaagctacaaaaaagttgttcctaagggagagcagcgtaagttttctgctcaaaagtcgttccaaagggaatgcagagccaaataccgccgaaatataaggcgaagaagttcaaaagacgttcctaaggggatgcagaacttataccaccgaaatagaaggggaagaagttcaaaagacgttcctaaggggatgcagaacttacaccgaaaaataaatggtgaagccgaaaaataaacggcaaagagattttagtcgttcctaagggaatggagagattgtgttccagtgtgggagtgtgagtgtgtgtcttcgtcatcagcatcattttgcatcatatcatcacatcattctgcataacatcacatcatacatcatatcgcatcaatggcATGAATCAAATACGAAGTCGACCTCCGGAGAATGCTTCGtacaaatgaaaatgtgctaagacaCAAAATAAGCTttgagaattacagcttcatcagctctgttacaaaagaagggatcccttgtttaCAAAGCTTGGATATGTTTACGAAGGCCTCGATCTttttcttcacgacgcatgaaaagaagggaaggtgttttttcgccgaaggctcaaaaacggtatgtatgtaagtttcatgcatcgtaaagaaataaattataataatttacatatttgatccaaagttacacacatcaaatGTTACAGCTTCGTTACAATAAAAAGCACAATGTTCATTCTAGTGTCTATAACATCGACCATTTAAAAcgtttttacaataagtgctagtcttctttcaggattttctccacaacttcatttagcaatttattgacgacttcgtcaacaatagattcagccatattaatgatctccagtgcttccttcgtttctggatcggccaggggatcgaaTGGTTTCGGCagtggagataattcagctgaagaaGGAAAAAGTTAATCAGTTCGAAGCCataaaaacaaatgccgaagctaaaagccacgaaacaatacctatacgtttttcgcgctttgtagcttcttcagctcgccttgCTTTTGCTCGGGTGTCAtggatgtctttttcacttttcttcataatttcatgagccatctctcagccaccattcacccagacatcatatagaattttccgcccatcaaggttgcttcagctgaaggatccttcgtgacATCTGCAGAGAAGGCaacttcggcctgggccatggtcttgatGTGATCGCATCCTgcattctccaagatagctgaaatcccCCGCGCACCAGAAAATGCACAGACATCCCCGcggtcacttaaaatttcttcgaagctcttggcctccccacttatccattcgataacaccttcagggtcacCTCATATGAAGTTCTCTTCAGTAGAATAggcacccacgttggcgaagctagcttttattttctccaTGTAGcctaaggatttttcaaagcatctttccttggatgcgcgaagttcttcaacagttttctctaaatggtttttccaatattcgctgatctctcggttagcttctgcgagtgcgcatttttctttggcttctgccaactgttttcgaaggtcttcaatctcattcttttagatttcggcttgagccttgaaactagcttcatcttctttcactttgtttaccaatgaaatcaagattttgtcttttcaagagcttcgtttcttaattcaattacctctgaacgaaggttgttcagagccatcgtatatccttcatcttcaatgtttttctatgccctgagggcattactgAGAATCAGGCCCTACaagtggaggaaagaataagtatgacaaataaaataccccatttttaaattcaaatgtaactcttatacctttatgctattatacactaagctgtcagcaagctcatcctttaataagattgaaaggccatcttccagcttcgggaatccgatgcttctacctatctcccggcaaacgaatatttctttattatccgggagacagtacaaaaaatcttcttccccactgccattaaacactaatgcccccttcgggtatttcaatttttgggcatagtgtcgtgcttctagcttttcttcttgagaaagttcctttcccgaagcatgacgaatgatgtaatcaatgctttcttttgaagcttCAGGAGCAGGAGTTTCAACCTTTTCAGACGCAATTTCCTCTATCGCCTTTTCTTCAACTACGACAGACACTGTCtcagtgggcactgaaggcccagcttcggtttcagcctGAATTGTTGCAGCTTCGACTTCTGCTTGCTCCGTTTCAGCTTTGGGTTGTGCCTtggaagcttcggcaatttttcttgtaggagcaggactcaaggtttttgctgtttctaacacaacatctagcacattcgccatccttctcctcttaggagttgcggcAGAACTCTTTAGTGCCTTCGACACTGTTGCCTCTATTGAAGGGCTCAAAATATCTGGCATTTTtgttatttcttcaatttttgaccctTCAGCCTTATCAGCCATCGTCTCAACTAGCTTAATTGAAAGTAACTTTGGCATTATAGCTGGCTCTTCAGTCCTCTGCGCAGGAGGAACAGTTTCTTTTGTTTTGGCAGCCGAAGaggccccttcgccaaattcTAGTATCACGACCGGTTCgatgtaacgcggccggtgagtcagaacctttatcttcttgcccttcggctcagctaTGATGGCCAAAGCGGCAACCTTTCCAGAAGCAGCAATCTTTCTTTTTATCCCTTGCCCTCGCAGCAGGTAAcaatagtcagggtatacgaagccaatagcatcgaataccctgttcaaccttttcttattccgacccccgaaggctgcggacaaggcattgtCTTCGGTTTTGGAATATGCCCCGagtaactcgtcgctagtagcttcaatgtgcttcagccaatcatcatttagttcatcaaacttatccccaaacctgaatgtatacttcagccggaccaaaccaccttcgctagagttagtgatggtctccttcggcatttcccagctttccacaagcggccatactctgaatgctatatgttcttgaattatatcccttgtgccaatgaaggagcaaacagtactgaaggccttctgacacgcttcggcggcgtcatcaattttgacctttggccttcggaggctgaagcgggaccagatgggacgcataatgatttCTTTTATGTCTTCCCTCGTCattagatcattcttcacataaaaccactcttccatctagGCCCCAGGCCATATTTTCCAAAATGTcagcactgggtggcttgcgttggggcgagcgataaatccataacaaccaaaattgttttggtactgttctttacccatggcctttgtctcatatagaagttcgtgcatactgcagaagcatttcgcgcttggctctagcccttgactccttactgcccagacaaaaatccccatccttattatggcttcgggggtgatctgataaaagaagatttggtaggtctttagcacttcaaccacaaacctgctcaaagggaaccaaagtccagccttgaagaaactttggtaaatcacaacttcgttctcctctAGGGCAGGGATGTtattgtctccgccagccctcacaatagacatatcccgaaagtatctttctctcatgttctcaagatgactctatttgatggtcgattttccgaagattgaatgacttggccgccagggccgatcctcagaatcttcaccaccactttccgcataatagctatcgctgtcaccagtatcttcagacaaaccttccagtatctctttagtaattttctctgtgtttgtttttgccattgattcaataaatccagcaacataaggatccacagacttcttctcctcaaacagcttcaCTTCTTTGGTCAGCTTCGTTTccgcaacaaccttcttttcctgagacatcttttctccagacatggtgaaaacgtgTTTCTTAAACTGAAGTTCAGAGACCTTGAAAATCtagcaagcgctagtgagcaagagctaaaagattaagaaaataatgcaaatggcacaagcagcgtatcaaatgcagttggtgtgagttcctatttatacgcccagtgcgctgcaaattggagggccccgtct
This genomic window contains:
- the LOC100383731 gene encoding uncharacterized protein LOC100383731 — its product is MVAPPSMASSSWSSSPSSGERPNLQPRHGRCPARTSGASSLAGARRPTSPHLPWPRASSATGRRSLVPQWPRNLRVSCDVPIYAALPRAIDLCSLDVPSSLTVCLSYAAPSLFPLVATKSCSTRSSGAALSSLWGLLGSPCFKMSSNLPATAVSSSPSLFNFGDHYHLH